GGATGAGAAGGGAGGTCTGCTTGGTCTGGCTGGTGGCCCACCAGTGGTGGGCTGTGAATCCCCTATCTCACTACACCATGCATATCTTTCCACTCTGTGCTGATTCAGAGAGGGCCCCTTCCCCATAGAGGAATAGAACCATTCTTCGATCAAGGTACGCCAGTGCACTCCTCAGCTGGAATCAAATTCTAGATCCTCCCACAGCTGTGGACTCTCTAAAATCCCTGCATGTAGCATTGTGGGTTATGATGAGACTCCTGTCAATTCATCTGTTCTGCATAGTAACTTCCAAATACTGTAAAGTTGAAATATTAAACCCTTGGTTGACGTAGTAGAAGAGATCTGCTCTCCTCTTCCCTTGTCTCAAGGACCATCTCATTGGAGACTGGTTTAAGGCTTTGAGGCCCCTTAGAATACATGCAAGTTAAGTGGACTTGATTGATAAGTAGTCACCactactgttttattttcagctGATTACTTACCATGGAACCAACCAAGACGAGAGCTCCTGCGTCCAGAACACCACTACCGGCCAGTATCGACCCGGTTTGATAGTAGAACTACACACCAGGATGACTATTCTGTAAAGAGCCGAGTGAACACCTTGAGTTGTAAGCCTCTGGCTGTGCCCAAGCTCTGTAACATCCCCCTGGAGGATCTGACTAACTACAAGATGAGCTACGTGGCCCACCCAATGGAGAAGCGCTTTGTGTACGAAGCGGAGAAGTTCAGACCCTGTGAAATCCCCTTTGAAAGCCTTACCACCCACAAGGAATCCTACCGGGGCCTGAGGGGAGAGCCAGCCAAGAGCTTGAAACCTGCGACCAGGCCTTGTGGTTTAGACATGCCTTTCTCTAACACCACCGAGTTTCGAGATAAGTACCAAGCTTGGCCAACACCCCAGATGTTCTCCAAAGTTCCTGTCACCTATGTCCCTCCTGAAGAAAAGATGGACCTTCTGACCACAGTGCAGGCCCATTACACATACCCTAAGGGTGCCCCAGCTCAGTCGTGCCGACCAGTGCTCTCAGTCAAGAAGTGTGGTCGCTTCGAAGGCTCCTCTACTACCAAGGACGACTATAAGCAGTGGCCTAGCATGCGCCCAGAGCTAGTCAAGCCCGTTCCCCAGCTGAACATTCCCACCGAGCCCTTGGATTGTCTGACCACGACTCGGGCCCATTATGTGCCCCACCCACCCGTTAATACCAAAAGCTGTAAACCTCCCTGGGCCGGCCCACAAGGAAATATCCCTGTGGAGGGCCAGACCACATACAGCATCAGCTTTACTCCTAAGGATATGGGCAGGTGCCCGGCCTCATATGCTGAGCCCCCTGGCTACATCTTTGAGGAAACAGATGCTTTGGGGCACAGGATATATAGGCCAGTGTCCCAgacaggctctccgcagagcagccGTCTTTCTGTAGGTGATTCGGAAAACCCCAACCAGCAGGAGTTGGCAGTGTcagcctgatttaaaaaaaaaaaaaaaaaaaaaaaaatcattccttagAAATTGCACAATACTTTTAAAAGCAGATGATTGAAAGTTATTCATTGGCCAAAAAAGAattccccaaaatgaaaaaaaaaacaaagttcatcATTTTCCAGGACACTTGAATAAAATGAGAATCGCTTGACTCaaggaaaatgacatttaatCACTGGCTAAGTGTTCCCCTTaaccctccctctgctgcctctcccacTTGGGTCCCTTACCATGTGCTGATGGAATCAAAGCTGGTCTCAAGGGTTTTTCTCTGAACCAGAAATCTTTTCTGAATTTAATCATTGTATGACTTGACATTGCAATTAACTCTTGCCAAGTATGAAGTGCtgaagaataaactttttttggggggaatgaAATGAATCTGCAGGTCTATAAGTTCACCCCTACTTGCTGTCTATGCAGAGAATGGGCTGTGTTCCTTGGGGCTTTTGGGGAGATTTCAGACTATGGCCCCCATTGTACTCTAGTACTGATGGGTGTACTTTGAACTCCATCTGGaattctgtgttctctctctctgcccagggcTGCTTTACAGGACATCTTTCTACCATCTCATGCCATGACAAACTGGCAAGAATAGTGCTGTCCGAATGGGGCCTGGGTGATTTTAGGCACAGGGagtggagaggggagaaaggTATCCTATTGGCAGTCCCAGGGGAGCGTggacctgccaggtctctcttATCCCCAAACCAGTGCTGGCCCTGATTCCAGGACAAGAGGGAGGCAAAGGGACCCTTGACAACTGGGTAGTTGTCAGGCTTCCTCTGGGCTGTGAGTAGAAACTGTGAGCTCTTTAAAGTGCATGGAGCTTATGCTGGTCATGTTCTTGGAAGCCTCGATCTGCTTTTCGTAGGATAACAGCTGTGACCAGACTTGTGACAAAGCTTGACATAGTGATGAATTGGACCCTGCCCTAAAGGGCTGGAGGTTTCTCTTTTGGGTCAAATGCTTGATACTGAGGCTAAGTAatttggtgatttaaaaaaaattttttttaattggaaagaaTTGAAGAAAGATTTTGTCCAAGAGGGCCTATGCTGGGGTCAGGTGGGCTCACGGTGTGGGTGAACCTCACTCAGAGTGATGCAGGCTGACACCTGGGACACTCACTTCCTTTCTGAGGTCACAGAACCCTAAATCTTCTACACAGAACAGTGTTTGGAGGAGgaaatttcagctcaggtctggagaCCTGGGTTTAGGTT
The DNA window shown above is from Mustela erminea isolate mMusErm1 chromosome 12, mMusErm1.Pri, whole genome shotgun sequence and carries:
- the SAXO1 gene encoding stabilizer of axonemal microtubules 1, which codes for MAPLKRKCICDLCTCGRHHCPHLPTKIYDKIEKPCLLSEYTENYPLYHCYLPRESFKPKMEYQKASIPMEGLTTSRRDFGPHKVLPVKIYQPDQFVPSEENMDLLTTYKQDYNPYPVCRMDPIKPRDSKYPCGDKMECLPTYKADYLPWNQPRRELLRPEHHYRPVSTRFDSRTTHQDDYSVKSRVNTLSCKPLAVPKLCNIPLEDLTNYKMSYVAHPMEKRFVYEAEKFRPCEIPFESLTTHKESYRGLRGEPAKSLKPATRPCGLDMPFSNTTEFRDKYQAWPTPQMFSKVPVTYVPPEEKMDLLTTVQAHYTYPKGAPAQSCRPVLSVKKCGRFEGSSTTKDDYKQWPSMRPELVKPVPQLNIPTEPLDCLTTTRAHYVPHPPVNTKSCKPPWAGPQGNIPVEGQTTYSISFTPKDMGRCPASYAEPPGYIFEETDALGHRIYRPVSQTGSPQSSRLSVGDSENPNQQELAVSA